The sequence ACTTGGAATGATGGATTGATAAATTGGCTCTGCAGGTTTTGGAGTTGGACATATGCGAGATACCAAAACAAAAGGTTTGGTGGTGCCAATGACAACTTTGTAATGTTATCCTAAATGATTCCATATCCTAATTGAAGGATTCTAACACTCTGCTCCACATATTGAAGGTATATGGGTCTGGGGTACTCCCATTGAGTTAGATGTGAATGGCTCCAAAGTTTCTGTCCTTTACCTGGACACTGAGGGATTTGAGAGCATCGGAAAATCAAATGTATATGATGATAGGTTTGTTGCTTATAGATGAAATGcatattaaatttgaattggaatTTTAAATGGTGAAAAATGGACTGTtagttcttttgtttttgttgcagGATATTTGCTCTGGCCACTGTTTTAAGTTCTATCCTTATCTACAATCTTCCAGAGACGGTGTGTTTCTCTGGCTCATGACATGCTCACCTCCATTCTCTCATTTGATAGCTATTAACTTGACTTATCTTGATCATAGATTCGTGAAGCTGATATATCTAGACTCTCATTTGCTGTTGAAATTGCTGAAGAATTCTATGGAAGGTTTGCTTTCTGCCATTCCTATTTGGAGCTTACAATTTACTAAGTGCCTCCTTAATGTTCTAACAAAATTTCCACTTTTCTGTCGGCATTTGTTGACTCCAGAGTGAAGGTAATACTTAACCTTAAGTGTTAGAATTATGTAAACTAGAACCACTATGTCAAAGTTACAGTGCTTGTCTCTGTAGGGGCAAGATGTTGCTTTTGAGCCAGCAAAACTACTGTGGCTTATCCAGAGGGATTTCCTCCGTAAGTTTCTGTTTGCGTTACATAtgaacaattttattttgataatCAAGTATTCCTTTCAGCATGTTCTGAATACTAGATGAGAATTAGATTTTCATAACAAGAATAGACAATAAATCACAAGTCGGACCATAAAAAGTTCTAATTGCCTTGTATTAATGTTTGTACATTGTGAGGTCGGACTTATGTTGCGGTACAGACTACAGAGGGACTAGTTAATAACTTGATATGTGCTGTATATTAGCAATAGTGGAAATATACAGGTCTCGTGCTTTATTTTGGTCAAATGTCTATTGTTTTGCATTTCACCGTTTGTTGTTGCTGTTTTGTTTTTAGGATATTAAACTTCTTTTAACATTGTTAACTTTCATGAGGCAGAAGGAAAATCTGTCCAGCAAATGGTTGATGAAGCTCTCCAACGGGTGCCTAACAACAATGGTTAGTTCAAGTTACCGTATTAATGGTTTTTATCACGATGAtatttatttcctttctttcttcaTGAAACAATTGAAGTGGGGATCTTGAATTAACCTACTTTTGTGTATTGCTGCAGGAGACAAATATATTGATGAGGTACAATTAGTTCGAGCTATATGCTAATAACTGGAAGATATGGCATACTAATTTGTTTGAAGAAACATGGTTTTCATGTTATTTTAGGTCAACCGAATCAGAGACTCTTTGGCATTTATGGGCGATAACAGCACTGCTTTTAGCTTACCCCAGGTTTGTGAAAACATGATCATGGTGGGGGGAAAACAtgagatatgttttttttagggaaaagtGATTTGTGCATTTAACATCATTACTATCACAATTCATAAAATTTTTGGTATTGAGCTACCTTTTAACATATATGCTCATTTTGATGATTATGTGCTGTGATCTTTACATCACTAAGTTATTACATTATGAACTTTTTTGCCAGCCTCATCTTCAAAGAACAAAGCTATGTGACATGGACGATCAAGAACTGGACCCATTATATATAGAAAGGAGAGATGAGTTGAAGCAAATTGTTACTTCCATGAtaaaaccaaaacttttgcaGGGTAGAACTCTAAATGGAAAGGAGTTTGTATCTTTCCTAAGGCAGGTAATACCTCttggcttgtttttttttatgcatcTTAGGCAGGTAATCTTGAAACTCTTGTGAGCTGTTATCTGAAGTTGCTTACCTTTATTTTAGATACTTGAGGCGTTGAATAAAGGTGAAATTCCATCAACAGGATCACTTGTAGAAGTATTCAATAAGGCAATTCTTGAGCGCTGCTTAAAGTTGTATAATGAAAGAATGGAAAGAGTGGGTCTACCAGTATCAGTGGATAAACTTCAGCTGATTCACAATTTGGCAGAAGATGAAGCTAGAAAGCTCTTTGACAAGCAGCATTTTGGTAAACATCATACTACCCGATCCATCCTCAAGCTTGATGAAGAGATGAGAAAGGTTTGCCTGACAATAAATATTCATGCGTGTTTAATGTTGTCTTCCattttcagataataaaacGACGTCATTGATGCAATTTTTATGTTGTaatgaatatgaatatggatTGAAGTATATGTTATAAACATTATATCGAACTGAGATGCTATGGTCT is a genomic window of Oryza glaberrima chromosome 7, OglaRS2, whole genome shotgun sequence containing:
- the LOC127780493 gene encoding uncharacterized protein LOC127780493, with amino-acid sequence MGWRSRASAVAVLWMLAAVVAVAALDPDQDELERAFPIVEPDHGHTKLRLAKEGLEAIKRIETPIAAVAVIGPYRSGKSFLLNQLLSLTCNKGFGVGHMRDTKTKGIWVWGTPIELDVNGSKVSVLYLDTEGFESIGKSNVYDDRIFALATVLSSILIYNLPETIREADISRLSFAVEIAEEFYGRVKGQDVAFEPAKLLWLIQRDFLQGKSVQQMVDEALQRVPNNNGDKYIDEVNRIRDSLAFMGDNSTAFSLPQPHLQRTKLCDMDDQELDPLYIERRDELKQIVTSMIKPKLLQGRTLNGKEFVSFLRQILEALNKGEIPSTGSLVEVFNKAILERCLKLYNERMERVGLPVSVDKLQLIHNLAEDEARKLFDKQHFGKHHTTRSILKLDEEMRKVFGNFGFANEYQSSKLCEAKFSECEDKMEHLQSLKLPSMAKFNAGFLRCNQSFEMECVGPAKESYERRMSKMLARSRALFIKEYNNKLFNWLVTFSLVMIVIARFVIKFFLLEVAAWVIFIFLETYTRLFWSSELLYYNPIWHMIVSSWETIVYNPVLDIDRWVIPIVVVLSFLAVYWRCLGVRKRIGRSLLPLYRGSYGSSSRPRTD